Proteins from a single region of Chroococcidiopsis sp. SAG 2025:
- a CDS encoding helix-turn-helix domain-containing protein, which produces MRTLERYTQEGKIGGRYEKGKTRSVVVYDEEELRAFKAALETKTYKPAVDPTPTNPDRDETALSKFVEVKHLLPLLDGLNHLADVLKVLREEQEIVRLTVPIQHKLTLSLAEASALSGISRQRLRAAIKDGTLTAQLIGRGYRVKRTDLEDYVDRL; this is translated from the coding sequence GTGCGAACGCTGGAGCGCTATACCCAGGAGGGGAAGATCGGCGGACGCTACGAGAAGGGCAAAACTCGCTCGGTCGTGGTTTATGACGAAGAAGAGTTACGTGCGTTTAAAGCCGCCCTTGAGACGAAGACCTATAAGCCAGCGGTTGACCCTACCCCGACAAACCCCGACAGAGATGAAACGGCATTGTCGAAGTTTGTCGAAGTTAAGCACCTACTCCCCCTGCTGGATGGATTAAACCACCTAGCGGACGTGTTGAAGGTATTACGTGAGGAGCAAGAGATAGTACGCCTCACCGTCCCCATCCAGCACAAACTCACCTTGAGCCTAGCTGAAGCCAGCGCCCTGTCTGGAATTTCTCGTCAACGACTCCGCGCCGCGATTAAGGATGGCACACTTACCGCACAGCTCATCGGTAGGGGCTACCGCGTGAAGCGCACCGACCTGGAAGACTACGTCGATCGCCTTTGA